From the genome of Pyramidobacter piscolens W5455, one region includes:
- a CDS encoding RrF2 family transcriptional regulator gives MLVSTKGRYALRVLIDLAEHQSGDYVPLRAIAERQQISEKYLEAILKSLVRDKVLAGMRGKGGGYKLAVAPEALTVGRILRLTEPSLATVSCLAGRGEKCGRRGECRTLPMWRELDSMILAYLDGRKLADLIKKDGSGTDGI, from the coding sequence ATGCTTGTTTCGACGAAGGGACGTTACGCTCTGCGCGTGCTGATCGATCTGGCCGAGCATCAGAGCGGAGATTATGTGCCGCTGCGGGCGATCGCCGAGCGCCAGCAGATCTCGGAAAAGTACCTGGAAGCCATCCTCAAGTCGCTGGTGCGCGACAAAGTTCTCGCCGGCATGCGCGGCAAAGGCGGCGGCTACAAGCTGGCCGTTGCGCCGGAAGCGCTGACGGTGGGGCGTATTCTGCGGCTGACCGAACCTTCGCTGGCGACGGTGAGCTGTCTGGCGGGGCGCGGCGAAAAGTGCGGCCGCCGCGGAGAATGCCGCACGCTGCCCATGTGGCGGGAACTGGATTCGATGATCCTCGCCTATCTTGACGGGCGCAAGCTGGCGGATCTGATCAAAAAAGACGGTTCCGGCACCGACGGTATTTGA
- the larB gene encoding nickel pincer cofactor biosynthesis protein LarB — MKTSIKKLLEDVRDGAVPVEQALLALKEAPFEDIGFAKVDLHRPVRQGAAEVIYGAGKTPPQIVAILGIMARHGQKNVIITRLSPEAAREVNAAFPIEYRAEARLGIAGGFPEPDGIGRIVVATGGTSDIPVAEEAALTAQMLGNDVLRLYDVGVAGLHRTLSHLDDLMSASVIVAVAGMEGALASVVGGLADCPVVAVPTSVGYGASFGGISALLSMLNSCASGVTVVNIDNGFGAGYFASMVNHMEVKK; from the coding sequence ATGAAAACTTCAATCAAAAAACTGCTCGAAGACGTGCGCGACGGCGCGGTGCCGGTGGAACAGGCGCTGCTGGCCCTGAAAGAAGCGCCGTTCGAGGACATCGGCTTCGCCAAGGTGGACCTGCACCGCCCGGTGCGGCAGGGCGCGGCGGAAGTGATCTACGGCGCAGGCAAAACGCCGCCGCAGATCGTTGCCATTCTCGGCATCATGGCCCGTCACGGCCAGAAGAACGTGATCATCACGCGCCTGTCGCCGGAAGCGGCGCGAGAAGTGAACGCCGCTTTCCCGATCGAATATCGCGCCGAGGCGCGCCTTGGGATCGCCGGCGGCTTTCCGGAACCGGACGGCATCGGCCGCATCGTCGTCGCCACCGGCGGCACGAGCGACATTCCCGTCGCCGAGGAGGCGGCGCTGACGGCGCAAATGCTGGGCAACGACGTGCTGCGTCTGTACGACGTGGGCGTGGCCGGACTGCACCGCACGCTGTCGCATCTCGACGACCTGATGAGCGCCAGCGTCATCGTCGCCGTGGCCGGTATGGAAGGCGCTTTGGCCAGCGTCGTCGGCGGGCTGGCCGACTGTCCCGTCGTCGCCGTGCCGACGAGCGTGGGGTACGGCGCGTCATTCGGCGGCATTTCCGCGCTGCTTTCCATGCTCAATTCCTGTGCCAGCGGCGTCACGGTCGTGAACATCGACAACGGTTTCGGCGCGGGCTATTTTGCCAGTATGGTCAATCATATGGAGGTCAAAAAATGA
- a CDS encoding LarC family nickel insertion protein, with protein sequence MKTIYFDCAMGAAGDMLTAALLELAPDREAALAKLNALGVPGVRFAAAKTVKCGITGTQMTVTVDGEEEDAGGHAHHHEHGGCGHRHDHVREDMGAHGHEHDKHGRCHDLHHDHGHRHVHRGMADIEAVVGGLNASESVRSQVLKVYGLIAAAESAVHGVPVTEIHFHEVGALDAVADIAAVCTLMEDLAPRRVLASPVNVGGGHVRCAHGVMPVPAPATALLLRGVPMYGGRVSAELCTPTGAALLKHFVADFCPMPVMTVSSIGYGMGKKDFEAANCVRAFLGESE encoded by the coding sequence ATGAAAACGATCTATTTCGACTGCGCCATGGGCGCGGCCGGCGATATGCTGACGGCGGCGCTGCTGGAGCTGGCGCCCGACCGGGAGGCGGCGCTCGCGAAGCTGAACGCGCTCGGCGTGCCCGGCGTGCGTTTTGCCGCGGCGAAGACCGTCAAGTGCGGCATTACCGGCACGCAGATGACCGTCACGGTGGATGGCGAGGAAGAGGATGCCGGCGGGCACGCCCACCATCATGAACACGGCGGCTGCGGGCATCGTCACGATCATGTCCGCGAGGATATGGGCGCTCACGGTCACGAGCATGACAAACATGGACGCTGCCATGACCTCCATCACGATCACGGGCACCGCCATGTCCACCGCGGCATGGCCGACATCGAGGCCGTCGTCGGGGGGCTGAACGCTTCCGAGAGCGTGCGCTCGCAAGTCCTCAAAGTGTACGGGCTCATCGCCGCCGCCGAAAGCGCCGTTCACGGCGTGCCGGTAACGGAGATCCACTTCCACGAGGTGGGCGCTCTCGACGCCGTCGCCGACATCGCCGCCGTCTGCACGCTGATGGAGGATCTGGCGCCGCGGCGCGTGCTCGCTTCGCCCGTCAACGTCGGCGGCGGACATGTGCGCTGCGCCCACGGCGTCATGCCCGTGCCTGCGCCGGCGACCGCTCTGCTCCTGCGCGGCGTGCCCATGTACGGCGGACGCGTGAGCGCTGAGCTGTGCACTCCCACCGGCGCGGCGCTGCTCAAGCACTTCGTCGCCGATTTCTGTCCCATGCCCGTGATGACCGTTTCGTCCATCGGCTACGGCATGGGCAAAAAGGATTTCGAAGCCGCCAACTGCGTGCGCGCCTTCCTCGGCGAAAGCGAGTAG